A DNA window from Turicibacter sp. TJ11 contains the following coding sequences:
- a CDS encoding beta-galactosidase, whose protein sequence is MEFNELRVADLLHGADYNPEQWLDRPDILAKDIELMKEAHCNVVSIGMFSWSMLEPEEGVYQFEWLESVINNLFDHGIYTILSTPSGARPPWLAQKYPEVLRVEKNRVRNLFGLRHNHCYTSPIYRDKVAQINGELAKRFANHPGVILWHLSNEYGGECHCPLCQEAFRQWLKDKYQTLDALNQAWWTTFWSHRYTSWDQIESPALHGEMMLHGLNLDWYRFVSHQTLDFVKWEKESVKSYNPHLPVTINMMYYFYGINYFDTKDLIDVVSWDSYPVWHKAGTTDLDIGCDTAMMHDLMRSIKNKPFLLMESTPSMTNWQNVAKLKKPGMHMLSSMQAIAHGSNSVQYFQWRKSRGASEKFHGAVIDHYGKSDTRVFREVSELGIRLEQLSPLTKTCNQAQVAILFDWENRWAIDDMQGPRNIGMHYKETVQQHYKALWKLGTSIDFIDMNSDISSYQIVIAPMMYLLRNNFEQKLKAFVEAGGTLVTTYWSGIVNETDLCYLEGTPHGLMDVLGLRSEEIDGLFDGETNSASPTTSSWLTKDKTYTCSQLCDLIIPSTAQTLMTYNEDFYQNKPALTVNSFKEGHAYYIATRFEDDFYDEFYTQLLKETKIYRPLDIPLPEGVIVTYRDGYLFLQNFNHHEVTLSALPTTYQLIDSNQDIYHDFILQPFEVIIIHE, encoded by the coding sequence ATGGAATTTAATGAGTTAAGAGTTGCTGATCTGTTACATGGGGCAGATTATAATCCTGAGCAATGGCTCGATCGCCCAGATATTTTAGCTAAAGATATTGAGTTAATGAAAGAAGCTCATTGTAATGTAGTGAGTATAGGAATGTTCTCCTGGTCGATGCTTGAACCAGAAGAAGGAGTTTATCAGTTTGAATGGCTAGAATCAGTCATTAATAATCTTTTTGATCATGGAATTTACACGATTCTTTCAACGCCAAGTGGCGCTCGTCCACCTTGGTTAGCTCAAAAATATCCTGAAGTCTTACGTGTTGAGAAAAATCGCGTTCGTAACTTGTTTGGACTTCGTCATAATCACTGCTATACCTCACCGATTTATCGTGATAAAGTCGCACAAATTAACGGTGAGTTAGCTAAACGTTTTGCCAATCATCCAGGAGTTATCTTATGGCATCTTTCTAATGAATACGGGGGAGAATGCCACTGTCCACTTTGTCAGGAAGCTTTTCGTCAGTGGTTAAAAGATAAGTACCAAACACTTGATGCCTTAAATCAAGCTTGGTGGACAACGTTTTGGAGTCATCGATATACCTCATGGGATCAAATTGAAAGTCCCGCTTTACATGGAGAGATGATGTTACATGGACTTAATTTAGATTGGTATCGTTTTGTCAGCCATCAAACCCTTGATTTTGTTAAATGGGAAAAGGAAAGTGTGAAATCTTACAATCCTCATCTTCCTGTTACCATCAATATGATGTATTACTTCTATGGCATTAATTACTTTGACACGAAAGATTTAATTGATGTTGTTTCTTGGGATTCTTATCCTGTTTGGCATAAAGCTGGGACAACCGATTTAGACATTGGCTGTGATACAGCCATGATGCATGACTTAATGCGTTCTATTAAAAATAAACCTTTTTTATTAATGGAAAGTACGCCAAGTATGACGAACTGGCAAAATGTCGCTAAATTAAAAAAACCAGGCATGCATATGCTTTCTTCTATGCAAGCAATTGCTCATGGTTCAAATTCTGTTCAATATTTTCAATGGCGTAAAAGTCGTGGAGCCTCTGAAAAATTTCATGGTGCCGTTATCGATCATTACGGAAAATCTGATACGCGCGTTTTTCGTGAAGTCTCTGAGCTAGGAATTCGACTTGAGCAACTATCACCTTTAACAAAAACATGTAATCAAGCACAAGTTGCTATTCTTTTTGATTGGGAAAATCGTTGGGCTATTGATGATATGCAAGGTCCTCGTAATATTGGAATGCATTATAAAGAAACCGTTCAACAACATTATAAAGCCCTTTGGAAGCTCGGTACTTCGATTGATTTTATCGATATGAACAGTGATATTTCTTCTTACCAAATCGTCATTGCTCCAATGATGTACTTACTTCGCAACAACTTTGAACAAAAACTAAAAGCCTTCGTTGAGGCAGGAGGAACATTAGTCACGACTTATTGGTCAGGAATTGTGAATGAAACGGATCTTTGCTATTTAGAAGGAACACCTCATGGATTAATGGACGTTTTAGGTCTTCGAAGTGAAGAAATTGATGGTTTATTTGATGGTGAAACAAATAGTGCTTCACCAACGACATCTTCATGGTTAACAAAAGACAAAACTTATACATGCTCACAGTTATGTGATTTAATCATTCCAAGTACGGCTCAAACTCTTATGACTTATAACGAAGATTTTTATCAAAATAAGCCTGCCCTAACGGTTAACTCCTTTAAAGAAGGACACGCGTATTATATTGCCACAAGATTTGAAGATGATTTTTATGATGAATTTTATACACAACTTTTAAAAGAAACAAAAATTTACCGTCCACTAGACATCCCTCTTCCTGAAGGAGTCATTGTGACGTATCGTGATGGCTATTTATTTTTGCAAAACTTTAATCATCATGAAGTCACTCTTTCAGCTCTTCCAACTACGTATCAGCTTATCGATAGTAACCAAGATATTTATCATGATTTTATCCTTCAACCATTTGAAGTCATCATCATTCACGAATAA